GAGCTGTGTCTGCAGAGGGAGCAAAAAGAGGTGGGTGCCCATTCAAAGCCAATCAAATCATACCCCTTCCTATTCCCTGCAGAGTGTAGGGCAATCTGTTGATTGGAGGGGCTAGCACCATGCAAAGCCCAAAGGCAACCATGCTCCTGGATGCCCCTTTGATGAGTAAAGGGATGACAGCCAAGCCCTGTAGATGGATCCTGCACGCTTTTGGGTTTCATCTCTTCTCACTGCACCATCTCGCCTTCCTTGATGTTAGCATCTAGTCACATGTAGGAAAGGTTGAAAGTTGTTGTGAGAGGGAATAAGGATGCTATTTGAATTACAACCTGGACCAGGAGGGGTTTCTGCTGGTCAGGACTCTCTCTTTCTAGTCCTTGCCCCTCATTGCCGGTGTACCTCAGTCTCGACCTGCAGTAGTACCCTGGCCCATTCTAGTCTTGAGCAGAGACAGTTaattatgggtgaaattcaagAGGTTTGGGGCTTTGGGTTCAGTTCAAATAAATACCCAATCATTCAAATGCTACTATGAAACTTACCCAAATTATTAGAACCGATTCAGCACTTGCTCTCTCCCCTGGCATCACCACAAACACCTTTCAAAGACCCCTCCTACTTTATTATGTCTTTTTGAAGGGTGGGGGTTTCAGAAAGTTTCTGCTCCCTTCCGGGGTCTACAGAAGTGGCGGGTCCACTTCTCCCTCTTTTAGGGCTAATCTACTGTCCCCTCTAGCTCCTTTGGGCAGCTGGCTAGTAGACCTGCAGTGGAGAGGGAGTAATTTTGTCCGAGAGCACTGGGCTGGATCCCTACTCTTACAAAGCCTGCCATGGGTGCTTTAACATTCACAGATAGCAGACAGGAGCAAGGGCAGTTTTGAGATCCTTTGTTCctaaaggagggagaaaaatataaTCTACAGGGAGTGTAATTGGTCTGACATTTTACAGGCCTGCAGGGCTTCACAGGAATGGTTTGGGAGTGCACTTTGTTTGAACTGTTGGATCTGCCATATGGATGTACAgtctttattattaatttatcttGTCAGTTTCAATCAATGGTTCTATGACACTAACGGAGCCACTGTAAGAGCTTCACCTAGTGGCTAACTCTAGTACGTTTTAAACCAAGACTCCTGAGACAAAAGTCCTTTGTTATTCAGTTATTGAGCGGATCCTTCTCCTGTGCAGTGTCCACAACACTGGTGTAAAAAAATAGCCATTTTGACTGGGGAGCATAAGCTTGTTGAGACTGGGAAGATGGGTGGTGTTACTTATCAGCCTTTTTAAACACCACTTATCACCAAGTGTAGACAAAGGCAGTgatgattcatagatactaaggtcagaagggaccattatgatcatctagtctgacctcctgcacaatgcaggccacagaatctcacccacccactcctgcgaaaaacctctcacctatgtctgagctattgaaggcctcaaatcgtggtttaaagacttcaaggagcagagaatcctccagcaagtgccccatgctacagaggaaggtgaaaaacctccagggcctcttccaatctgccctggaggaaaattccttcccaaccccaaatatggcgatcagctaaaccctgagcatatgggcaagattcaccagccagatacccaggaaagaatttcctgtagtaactcagatcccaccccatctaacatcccatcacaggccattgggcctatttactatgaatatttaaagatcaattaattaccaaaatcatgttatcccatcattcAAAATGTTAGCTGGTTATGGATAGCAGCTAGCACACATTTCAAACACTACTCAATGCCAATACTcagaagcaaactagggaaatgtggtctagatgaaattactataaagagggtgcacaactggttgaaaaactgtattcagaaagtagttatcaatggtttgctgtcaaactgggaggatatatcaagtgaggtcctgcaggaGTCAGCCCTGAGttcagtactagtcaatattttcattaatgacttggataatagagggGAGAGTATTCTTgtaaaacttgcagatgacacgaGGCCAGGAggagttgcaaacactttggaggaaaggattagaattcaaaacaaccttgacaaatcgGAAAGTTGGTCTGGaagcaacaagatgaaattcaatacagataAATGCcaagtactacacttagaaaggaaaatcaaatgtacaactacaaaatggggaataactggctaggtggtagaaCTGCTGAAAATGATctaggagttatagtggatcacaaatagaATATCAACCAACAATGTGTTGCagttatgaaaaaggctaatatcactctggggtgtattaacaggagtgtcatacataaaagcactggtgaggcttcaggtGGTATACTGTGTACAGTTTGGGGCTCAATAcgttaagaaagatgtgaacaaactggaaagagcccagaggagagcaacaatgaaaaaaggtttaaaaaatctAACCTAGGAGAAAAAGTTAAGAacactggacatgtttagtcttgagaggaGATGACTGAGGAAGGACCTGATAACAATcttaaaatatgttaagggctgttatttaaagaggatggtgatcagttgttcttcatgtccactaaaggtaggacaagaagtaattggcttaatgtGGAGTaagggagagttaggttagatattagggaaagcaACCTAACTACAGTACAAGGAGAGTTAAGCTCTGGAGCAGGTTaccaagggatgttgtggaatccctgtcattggaggtttttggcaacaggttaggcaaacacctgtcagggatcgtCTAGGTTTACGGGGTCCAGCCTCAGTGCGGGGGATGGAGTAGATAACCTCTTGAGTtcccttccagccatacattcctatggttctgtgatttaATAATTATGTATTTCATGTCTTTACTGTTTTGGATTTGGAGGCAACACTAGTGCTCATGTGGGATGGTGGGGAAGGCCAAGTTAGAAAAGGGTAGTGTGACTATAACATAAAATGAATTGAGTTACTGCAGGGGTAACCATTTAACCCTCTGTGCGCTGCAGCCGAGTGCACTTATTTCCCCATGTTACCTCTCAGGAGCTGGAGCGTCTTAACCAGGTGCTAGAAGCAGAGAAGCAGCAGTTTGAAGAAGTGGTCCAGGAGCTGCGGCTGGAGCAACAGCAGATTAAACGGTAATGAATCCAAGACAGGTAGGAAACCAGGTGGGCGACAAGACAGCTGGCACTTCCACAGGTGAAGAGAAGCGATCTCGGTTTCACTTTGCATTCAGGACCCCAACAGCCTTTTTAGAGCAGTGCAGTAAATAGGATGGAAGAGTGACCACCCCATAAACTCTGAGTACTATGGCGATAAGCACACACATGGGTGCATATTCCAGACTAGGGCATTTCCCATGGCCAGTCATGGCATGTGGGAGCATATGTACATTATTGGCACATGTGTCACAATTCTCGACACTGGAAGTCACCGTGCCACaattgcactgaagtcagtggagtgacactGTGGATGGATTTGAACCCTAAGTGCCTAGAATTTATAAGGCACATATGCCCATATGCAGTGGTTAAAGTCAATTGAAAGAGGCTCTCACCACGCTGGCCAAGGagggatgggagctgggggagcacTGCCTAcccaagccagggagaggaggaggaatgctTCCTCTGTTATGGTTGTGTCCCCCAGCTCCACCTTAAGTTAACTTGTGCCTGGCATTTCTGATTCCTAACAGCACCCCTTCCAAATCAATACTAGAGCATCCTATGGCAATGGCCAACTCTACAGCCTATGGTAGTGTGAGTGCAGTGTTTGGGGCTATTATTCCCCCACAAAGTGCATAACCATTGTCCTTTTAGGGAGCTGGAACTGACAGCCCAATCCCTCAAaggagtggaggaggagaagaaggaacTGCGAAGCCTGACAGAGTCCTTACAGAAAACACTGGAGGTCAGTGATAGATTTTTCTCCTCATGGTGACAGCCTTTAGGGGAAAGTGCTATAGAACTAAACAGGGATTAAACTAATAGTGTCCTGTAGCAATTACTCTAAAAGCCTATAGAGTTTGACAGAGAATCAGATCCTTCTACAGGTCAGTTGATCCAGCTTATAGAACTCTTTAGCAGGGACATATGTCAAGATCCTCTCCTGTGTTGAGATCTCTTCAGgacagggctggagctgtcaggGACCCAGCTATAGCTCCCTGATTCTCAAGCTGCAGCTTCCCTGGCCTAGCCCTGGTCTAAATTAGAGCAACCAGGTGGCAGCTCTAATTTACAAAGCTGCATATGGTCCTGGAGAAATCatataccagctgagaatgtgGCACAGAGTGGAGCTCCATcacacctcttccctcccctatTATAACCCCTATGTCAGGGTGGCTCCTCTAGCTTTATGCCCTCTGAGAGATCCCTCCCCACACGCTGGGAATTCTCAGCTAGGCAGTAGCACCCAGAATATGGCCTATAATTTTCCACTGAACTCTGCAGGATGGTCCAACTATCCTATGGAAAGGATCTCATTCTGTATTACATTCTGCAGGTTTTTAGAGAAATGGCCATAGAACCCTGTTGATTTAATCCCTTTTTGATTCTACAGGACTTTCCCATAATACAGATCCTCTCTCATTTGCTCTTGCTCTTTAGTTTTTTTGCTGGGTGGTTTGGGTTTCAGTTTGAGCACTGGGCAAAAACCAGGAGTTCATGGTTCAGGTCACTTACATTGCCCGACCTGGTCTGCTCCACCATTGTTGCAGGTACTGGTCAGACAAAGTTTGGGAATGACAGTATTAAGGAAGGAATGATTCTGTCCTGACTACAGTCAATAGGTTGAGCAGTACAGAGGAAAACAGTGTCGTGTGCCCTCCCCCTGTAGCTGATAGGGATTCATCAGCATGCAAGGGGAGAGTCTGCTGGCACGCAAGAGTGCAGAgaggcctggagggaggaggaagaagggcaGTGAGGTTGTACAGTATTAGTGATGAGTAGAGGAAGTAAAGTTCCCCTTTCTTGGAGTACTGTCTGCTGAATAATCATGAGCCTGCATTGGCAGATTCCTTTAGAGAAGCCCCAAGTGATGGCCCGTCTTCCTGCATAAAGAGAGAACATTAAGGAGGTTATTGCTCCCAGGGTTGCCAGGGAGAAGGGGAATCCAAGGTTTAagtgggtggggaaaggagggcagCAGAAGGAAGGAGGGGCAATAGGGAGCCATTGGAGAGGAGTCATCTGGGAAGGTGCCTAGCCTAGGAACCTCCATGTCAGAATGTCGGTGGCCTGGCTAGTAATGACATGGTCTGTTCCTTTTCTGTCCCAAGGAGCTCTCCTGGGAAAAGCAAAGAACCCTGGAAATGCTGGAGGAGAATGAGAGCCAACTTCAGCCCCTGGGCAATGCTAACAAGCAGCCAAACCCCACCGGGTGTCTGCACAGCAACCTGCGCCAGATTGAGGAGAAGATGCACCAGCTCCTGAAGGAGAAAGTCTTGGCAGAGAGAAGGTAAGGTGGGGAATGTAGCTTACAGAATCCCAGAAGAGGAAGGATGAAGTGTTACTCCTTGCAGAAGGAACGTGGTGTTGGGAAAGGAGCTACCATTACTCCTGCAGAGGGAAGGTCATAGTAAGAGGAGACACTGGAATAAATTCCAGACTTAGAACTGTAataattttaaagcattttctctATTTTCATTAACATTGGCTATTTCCTGGTGGCCAACAGCCTTCTGCAGAGTTGTTAGACTTTTTGTCGTTTCCCCTCATGGATGCCGGCTGAGGAGTGGGAAAGTGCTAGTCAGGCAATTCAGATTGCCAGGCAGGTTCAAATTCGTCCTGGTCAGTGTGGCCATCTGTGGCCGTGCTGCTTGGTTGCCAGTGTGAAATGAGCTGGTTGACCTTTCTAATTCCCTGTGGTCAAGTGTTCATATTGCAGACACTTGACAGTctaagcagagaggccaagggttCCAGGGGCCATGGAGAATGAACTCCTCTTTGACTCTAGAGCTGCTCCTTTCAGATCAGGATTGGGGCACATTAGCCCAACAATAGGCCAGAAGCATGTGCTACTGGtggacctgttctgttcatagaGAACTTCACcctccagagctgtcaatctgGGATCACTGCATTTACCTGTTTCAAAAATGGAGATAAAGTTCTAAGGGAATGCCGCAGTGAATATGTACAACTAAAACTGAGGCCAACTGGATTTGCAAGACCAGCCTTGCTCTGTCTGACCCATCAGAGCAGCTTTCAACCAAGGtcttctttcccttcctttctggGAGTTGTAATGGCCAGGGAGAGGTCTTCTCTAATGCTCTTTTGTCATGCTGTGTGGTAGGATGAAGGAGAATGAGGAGCGGTCCCGAGCCTTGGAGGAGGAGCGGGAGTTTTACTCATCTCAGTCGCAGGTGCTGCAGAACTCGCTCTCAGAACTGACTGCAGAGAAacagcagacagagagagacctcAAGGTACTGCATATGTTGCTCACTAACTCTGCCCCTGCTTTGGGCCCAACAGATTATCTCCTTCTTCTCCACTGCAGACTTCTTCAGGGATCTCAGAGTGTTGTAGCTTTTCTTTTGAGGCCTAAGATGGGAGTGGGGAGAGCTTCGGGGCCTGCACTTGGTCAGAGAGATGCTTATTGTCCTGCCTCTGCAACCAGTTGCTCATATCCAGGGACTCCTGGACTCTCCTGATGATCTCAGCTGTCATAGTGCTGTATAGAGGGACTCCTCTCAACTAGCCAGCACccagatcttgtaggtatttatagatcAACACCAGAGCTGAACAGGATCAGCACAGTCTCTGGAGAGCGGGGCTTAGATGTTCCTGACTGCTGACATGATTGGGCTGCAGTCTTCACCAAGGGAATCATATGAGTGGTCTTGGCTGTCCCATGTCAATCTCATTGCAATAAATGGACCAAACATcacagtttgggaatcactggtcTATTAGTCCACCAGACACTTCTTCTTGAAAAAGTGGGATAGAGTATCTGATTTTAGCCAAAGGGCAAAGGAAAATGGATTTCCACCTATCTTATCATGATGGGTGAATGCAGAAGGGCTGGCGGTTCAGTTTGGATAAACACCCAGAAGTCTCAATGTTTTTTACCCTTATCTTGAGTCAGTAACATTTAGCTAGAAATGTCACAAGgacagtttttttttccccctccatgaGATTCCATATACTTCCTGTTCTTTTTCAGCTCGCAATACCTACACAAACAGTCTTTCTTATGGTATTTAAACACCTCTGATTCCAAACAGAACCTAGAATGGTGGGGGCAGCTGTGAAATCAGGAATTTGGAGTAATAGACAGTTACCCAAACACTGCTGAGCCTCAAGGAGGGGTTCAGTTTGAGGAACTGATGAACAGCTTGCATGGTTTCTATCTACACTGGCAATCCCTTCATATTCAATGCCACCCTCAGCTTTGGATTCCTTGCAACTCCTGAGTCAGCAGCAGTATCACTGTTGTGTTGAATGGTTTTCCAGAGTGACTGATTTCCTTCCGTCCTCCTCAGGCTGAGATGAAGGTGCGTATGGATCtagagaagagactgagggaggctGAAGAAGCCCTACAGAGCTTGGAGCAAGGCTTGAATTCTCTGGATTGCaacaaagagaaggaggagaaaatgaaaacagatgTCAGCAATTTGAAAAGTAAGTCATCTAtcctccatccccctctctgctggTGAATACGCTCCACAGAAGGGTCCATCTCCACAAGTCAAGCAAAGTGGTGTTTAGTGAGTTCTCAAAACACTTTGCAGCTTCCCTCTGCAGATTgcaaaagcactttgcaaacattagtgAGTTAAGTCTCACTCTCCTGCGAAGGTCAGTGTTGTTCTCCCTTGTTATATGGATGAAAAAACTGAGAGAGGTTTTAGAGGTtaagagaggttaagtgacttgtcgtAGGTCATATAGGAAAGCTGTGGCAGATCAGGGAACAGAACTGAATGGAGCTCAGCATCTCAGTCCTGTGATTCCACCACCATACAGTCCTTACAATCTGATCCTTCTGTATTTGGATGACAGCAGCCTAAGGAGCATTCAGCTTGGTGCTGGATGATTCAGTAGGTttgtgtagtggggcagctgccccactgtggcggaacaggggttaaaagcactGCTGGAGAGAGCTATTGCTTAATAAAAAGagtgagagcagctgagggagtagctgaccacaggtgtggccagctcaattagggcccagctggccctgataagagggctgggggccaggagcttgAAGGAGTTTCACTCTAgccttggagtgggaagggctagctgcctgggagcaaggtacctgaagcagagtagttctggggaagggcacagggagctggggagtTCCAGCCTGGTAAACAcgcaggctgcaggccttgttgaaggcctacgaaaggtactggggctgcagaggggcatcCCAGGGATAGGCAAAagcagcaggtcctacccccttgccaatgatgagtggccattatagactgcagtctgcctcaggcaaagggggctagatgatgactggcagtagccactgaggcaaggtgggcttagagggttgggggttcaccgagaggggagacccagagtgtgtgggactgctgtggggcagaaccccaagatAAGAGGGCACTGGGATCTGGGATGGacatggggcctgaggcaggcgagacaccggccaCCAGGAGGTGCTCCGAGTACTGGGCGAGCTAATTCCCaggtgaccagcaggaggcgccgtgcCAGTGAGTCTGCAATCTGCTACAGTTAACCTTGTACTGTGACTCAGTATTGCATCAGTGCCCCAGCCTAGCATTACAGGGTGTTGTGCTGTTGGAGGAGCAGTCTTTGAGATGAGACATAAAGCTGAGTTCCTGACCATGTGTCACTGAAGTTCCAAAGATGCTTTCAATAAGAGATAAGGGGGTTGACTCTAGGGTCCTGGATGATTGAGCTTTGCGTAATTATCCCTTCCTCAACTCCCTTGCAGCTCCAACTGAATgcagtattcttcacttcctgtcctataATGTTGCTGGGAGCTGTTAAAGAACTGCCGGGCTTCATTTCAGTGC
The nucleotide sequence above comes from Caretta caretta isolate rCarCar2 chromosome 6, rCarCar1.hap1, whole genome shotgun sequence. Encoded proteins:
- the PLEKHD1 gene encoding pleckstrin homology domain-containing family D member 1 isoform X2, which produces MFTSKSNSVSPSPSMEQADSDVLDISTKVQLYGVLWKRPFGRQSAKWSRRTWKNAQLGEAMIESLEAQGLQLAKEKQEYLDKLMEETEELCLQREQKEELERLNQVLEAEKQQFEEVVQELRLEQQQIKRELELTAQSLKGVEEEKKELRSLTESLQKTLEELSWEKQRTLEMLEENESQLQPLGNANKQPNPTGCLHSNLRQIEEKMHQLLKEKVLAERRMKENEERSRALEEEREFYSSQSQVLQNSLSELTAEKQQTERDLKAEMKVRMDLEKRLREAEEALQSLEQGLNSLDCNKEKEEKMKTDVSNLKKFFEECIRNAELEAKMPMIMKNSVYLHKAATRRIKSCRLHRRRSSASLKQSQSFIFSQTEADNIEELKEAAKRLSRDQHFRETLYQIMMSQKNSASGEEK
- the PLEKHD1 gene encoding pleckstrin homology domain-containing family D member 1 isoform X3, which translates into the protein MPFAMKISHEDFHGNIVLAAESEFEQAQWLEMLQESGKVTWKNAQLGEAMIESLEAQGLQLAKEKQEYLDKLMEETEELCLQREQKEELERLNQVLEAEKQQFEEVVQELRLEQQQIKRELELTAQSLKGVEEEKKELRSLTESLQKTLEELSWEKQRTLEMLEENESQLQPLGNANKQPNPTGCLHSNLRQIEEKMHQLLKEKVLAERRMKENEERSRALEEEREFYSSQSQVLQNSLSELTAEKQQTERDLKAEMKVRMDLEKRLREAEEALQSLEQGLNSLDCNKEKEEKMKTDVSNLKKFFEECIRNAELEAKMPMIMKNSVYLHKAATRRIKSCRLHRRRSSASLKQSQSFIFSQTEADNIEELKEAAKRLSRDQHFRETLYQIMMSQKNSASGEEK